From a region of the Daphnia pulicaria isolate SC F1-1A chromosome 1, SC_F0-13Bv2, whole genome shotgun sequence genome:
- the LOC124327118 gene encoding scoloptoxin SSD14-like, giving the protein MESRSGYELAFTSAAPTPSRLGRYKTAAISSDGAQCSDAGRDVLEEGGNAVDAAIAALFCNAVVNPQSAGIGGGFHMTVYDPVTRTAHCLDAREVAPLAATEDMFQSDPSLAKKGGLAVAVPGELAGYWAAHQRYGRLPWSRLVQPAVKLAENGAPVNRHLAEVLRREAQSIQDEPSMRFFVDATSGQVLKFGDTFKFPALAETLKQVGRDGVEAFYNGTLGDMLIDDVRLRGGILTKEDLRQYRVQWVEPVQVKLKNNLTLYSPPPPGSGVLTAYIMRLLDRPGHLDNNSSSPDDGIMSSDHPVTHHRIAEAFKHAFVQRTKLGDPRFHPEVNQLTELLISDAFVDETRSKIQDSVTFDDPEYYGAVSHTPEDNGTSHVSVVDGNGMAVAVTSTINLHLGAGFASPQTGIILNNEMADFSPSSTFNFYGLPPSPTNMIQPGKRPLSSMTPVIVVDSSSGRIRLVIGAAGGVRITTSTVYAMIRNLWLGEDIKEAIDSPRFHHQLIPMTLNYEKGFPKEMVEELSRRGHRTSEEDTRGGAVYGISVVGEEDDDDGGCHLYANADYRKGGDVAGF; this is encoded by the exons ATGGAATCGCGTTCGGGATACGAATTGGCGTTCACCTCCGCCGCCCCGACACCGTCTCGATTGGGCAGATACAAAACGGCGGCCATCAGCTCGGATGGAGCCCAGTGCTCTGATGCCGGACG GGACGTTTTAGAGGAGGGTGGCAATGCCGTAGATGCCGCCATCGCCGCTCTGTTTTGCAACGCTGTCGTTAATCCGCAAAGCGCCGGAATTGGCGGCGGATTCCACATGACAGTCTACGACCCGGTCACTCGGACGGCCCATTGTCTGGACGCCAGGGAAGTGGCGCCCTTGGCCGCCACGGAAGACATGTTCCAGTCCGATCCGTCATTGgccaaaaaag GTGGTTTGGCCGTTGCGGTGCCGGGAGAGCTGGCCGGATACTGGGCCGCCCATCAGCGATACGGGCGATTGCCCTGGTCTCGTTTGGTCCAGCCGGCTGTCAAATTGGCCGAGAACGGGGCGCCCGTCAATCGTCACCTCGCCGAAGTTCTGCGCCGCGAGGCTCAATCGATCCAGGACGAACCTTCGATGCG GTTCTTTGTGGACGCAACGAGCGGCCAAGTTTTGAAATTCGGGGACacgttcaaatttcccgccctGGCTGAAACGCTGAAACAAGTCGGACGGGACGGAGTGGAGGCCTTTTACAATGGAACCCTGGGCGACATGTTGATAGACGACGTCCGGCTACGGGGTGGAATCCTGACCAAGGAAGATCTTCGCCAATACCG TGTCCAGTGGGTGGAGCCCGTCCAGGTGAAGTTGAAGAACAACTTGACACTTTACTCGCCTCCTCCGCCCGGATCGGGCGTCTTGACAGCTTACATTATGCGCCTGTTGGACCGCCCTGGACACCTTGATAATAATAGTTCGTCGCCGGACGACGGAATAATGTCATCCGACCATCCAGTGACGCATCACCGGATCGCCGAGGCCTTCAAACACGCCTTCGTTCAGCGCACCAAGCTGGGAGATCCAAGATTCCATCCGGAGGTCAACCAG TTGACGGAATTGTTGATTTCCGACGCGTTCGTCGATGAAACTCGTTCGAAAATCCAAGATTCCGTCACTTTCGACGATCCGGAATACTACGGGGCCGTGTCCCACACTCCGGAGGATAACGGGACGTCTCACGTGTCCGTTGTCGATGGAAACGGAATGGCCGTCGCCGTCACCTCGACCATCAATTTgca TTTGGGCGCCGGATTCGCTTCTCCGCAGACGGGCATCATCTTGAACAACGAAATGGCCGATTTCTCGCCGTCAAGCACGTTCAATTTTTACGGGCTGCCGCCCAGCCCGACCAACATGATCCAGCCTGGCAAACGTCCGCTCTCTTCGATGACGCCGGTCATCGTTGTCGACTCGTCGAGCGGTCGAATCCGCCTGGTCATCGGAGCGGCCGGCGGCGTTCGAATCACCACATCCACCGTTTAC gcCATGATTCGTAACTTGTGGTTGGGCGAGGACATCAAGGAGGCCATCGACAGCCCGAGGTTTCACCATCAGCTCATCCCCATGACGCTCAATTACGAGAAGGGTTTCCCCAAG GAAATGGTGGAGGAATTGTCTAGGCGAGGGCACCGAACGAGCGAAGAAGACACCAGGGGCGGGGCGGTTTACGGCATTTCCGTTGTTGGtgaagaagatgacgacgaTGGCGGTTGCCACCTCTACGCCAACGCCGACTACCGTAAAGGTGGCGACGTAGCCGGTTTCTGA
- the LOC124333877 gene encoding uncharacterized protein LOC124333877 isoform X1: protein MDDLLHRLRHDMVELSSQGDNFTQQIWLMYGQFEQVVDRFNWPVATAERRAAFSIHRSQQLRHSPIHRRRRRHRRYSPSPNCGRSKMNTIGSSTTSFASDSESDSEMEVPKMMGLARQGVYGSRSGSKGLNPLLDTISVIGDLCDSDDAVDGPASGALYAGSNSVDSGYKSSCPTPDCLILAQDASNYISARPPPVLPKPRRTLPAAPALVGSTSGSHPEGSNHCTAPLDLDHLTSLRQTLLTAIERYDTRTKELIDRDLPSSSGGGAKSSSPAESDHQFGDSVGNTDDDYHSSDRGLSKTELKEDKIQQQDGATRFSRVAHCMLEIIEDLQRQQQQQQQQHSIESVDAVTDLEVVPAPSSSSVVGSSGPVVPPKPTRISLSVATTTPAPATPPRVARRGRRKLPTPTQVPMIPPSPPSSVDSGDLTGADYHLYEEIIYDLGSSKTSIGSNLALNSNEKNESNCCPPPLPARPSRPPNPTTVGSCLSSSVKPWLNVIKPLRRDRNNQLIRNNTTNSCSSLSSSCSSSSHWTSQMANKLNSHHTDIARSNVYTFGSHPQHPQSHPPVNHPPVIKPQAFHPAAPAPNSSSLHRSSAHHHLHEDEYGFRAVSHMV from the exons ATGGACGATTTATTGCACCGGTTACGTCACGACATG gtgGAATTATCGTCACAGGGAGACAATTTCACGCAACAAATATGGTTGATGTACGGACAATTTGAGCAAGTGGTCGACCGTTTCAATTGGCCAGTCGCAACTGCTGAGAGAAGAGCGGCCTTCAGCATCCATCGGTCGCAGCAGCTGCGACACTCGCCCATCCATCGACGCCGACGCCGCCACCGACGCTACTCCCCGTCGCCCAACTGCGGAAGGAGCAAGATGAACACGATCGGATCATCGACGACCAGTTTCGCCAGCGATTCAGAGTCCGACAGTGAAATGGAAGTGCCCAAAATGATGGGATTGGCCCGCCAGGGCGTCTACGGAAGCCGATCCGGCAGCAAAGGATTGAATCCGCTTTTGGACACCATCAGCGTCATTGGCGATTTGTGCGACTCGGACGACGCCGTCGACGGTCCCGCATCCGGAGCACTTTACGCCGGATCCAATTCCGTCGATTCCGGATACAAGAGCTCCTGTCCGACTCCCGACTGTTTGATCCTGGCGCAGGACGCCAGTAATTACATCAGCGCTCGGCCACCGCCGGTCCTGCCCAAACCCCGCCGCACTCTTCCGGCCGCACCCGCTTTAGTGGGTTCGACATCCGGCAGCCACCCGGAAGGATCCAATCACTGCACGGCTCCGCTGGATCTTGACCATTTGACGTCGTTGCGCCAGACGCTTTTGACGGCCATCGAACGTTACGACACGCGGACCAAAGAGCTTATCGACCGGGATCTTCCTTCATCATCCGGCGGAGGAGCAAAGTCATCCTCTCCGGCGGAATCGGATCACCAGTTTGGCGACAGCGTCGGGAATACCGACGACGACTACCATTCATCCGATCGAG GTCTGTCTAAAACGGAACTGAAGGAGGATAAGATCCAGCAACAGGATGGCGCCACTCGTTTCTCCAGGGTGGCTCATTGCATGTTGGAAATCATTGAAGATCTTCAgcgccagcaacaacaacagcaacaacaacattccatTGAGTCTGTCGATGCTGTAACCGACTTGGAAGTGGTGCCGgccccatcatcatcatctgttgTTGGCAGTAGCGGACCGGTAGTGCCACCGAAACCCACTAGGATTTCGCTTTCTGTGGCCACTACGACGCCAGCGCCAGCGACTCCGCCTCGGGTGGCTCGTCGTGGCAGACGCAAATTGCCCACGCCGACCCAAGTGCCGATGATCCCTCCGTCTCCGCCCAGCTCGGTCGATTCCGGCGACTTGACGGGAGCCGATTACCATCTGTACGAGGAAATCATCTACGATCTCGGCTCGTCTAAAACCTCGATCGGTTCGAATTTGGCGCTCAATTCCAACGAGAAAAATGAGTCCAATTGCTGCCCGCCACCTTTGCCGGCCAGACCGTCCAGGCCCCCCAACCCGACGACGGTGGGCTCGTGCCTGAGCAGCTCGGTGAAACCTTGGCTGAACGTCATCAAACCTCTGCGCAGGGACCGGAACAATCAGCTGATCCGCAACAACACGACGAATAGTTGCTCCTCATTGAGCTCGTCGTGCTCCTCTTCAAGTCACTGGACGTCTCAGATGGCCAACAAACTCAACAGCCACCACACGGACATTGCCCGTTCCAATGTCTACACATTCGGCAGCCACCCTCAGCATCCGCAATCTCATCCGCCGGTCAACCATCCGCCCGTTATCAAACCGCAAGCCTTTCATCCGGCGGCGCCAGCACCCAACAGTTCGTCACTCCACCGCAGCTCGGCCCACCATCACCTACACGAAGACGAGTACGGATTCCGGGCCGTCTCTCACATGGTCTAA
- the LOC124333877 gene encoding uncharacterized protein LOC124333877 isoform X2, whose translation MYGQFEQVVDRFNWPVATAERRAAFSIHRSQQLRHSPIHRRRRRHRRYSPSPNCGRSKMNTIGSSTTSFASDSESDSEMEVPKMMGLARQGVYGSRSGSKGLNPLLDTISVIGDLCDSDDAVDGPASGALYAGSNSVDSGYKSSCPTPDCLILAQDASNYISARPPPVLPKPRRTLPAAPALVGSTSGSHPEGSNHCTAPLDLDHLTSLRQTLLTAIERYDTRTKELIDRDLPSSSGGGAKSSSPAESDHQFGDSVGNTDDDYHSSDRGLSKTELKEDKIQQQDGATRFSRVAHCMLEIIEDLQRQQQQQQQQHSIESVDAVTDLEVVPAPSSSSVVGSSGPVVPPKPTRISLSVATTTPAPATPPRVARRGRRKLPTPTQVPMIPPSPPSSVDSGDLTGADYHLYEEIIYDLGSSKTSIGSNLALNSNEKNESNCCPPPLPARPSRPPNPTTVGSCLSSSVKPWLNVIKPLRRDRNNQLIRNNTTNSCSSLSSSCSSSSHWTSQMANKLNSHHTDIARSNVYTFGSHPQHPQSHPPVNHPPVIKPQAFHPAAPAPNSSSLHRSSAHHHLHEDEYGFRAVSHMV comes from the exons ATGTACGGACAATTTGAGCAAGTGGTCGACCGTTTCAATTGGCCAGTCGCAACTGCTGAGAGAAGAGCGGCCTTCAGCATCCATCGGTCGCAGCAGCTGCGACACTCGCCCATCCATCGACGCCGACGCCGCCACCGACGCTACTCCCCGTCGCCCAACTGCGGAAGGAGCAAGATGAACACGATCGGATCATCGACGACCAGTTTCGCCAGCGATTCAGAGTCCGACAGTGAAATGGAAGTGCCCAAAATGATGGGATTGGCCCGCCAGGGCGTCTACGGAAGCCGATCCGGCAGCAAAGGATTGAATCCGCTTTTGGACACCATCAGCGTCATTGGCGATTTGTGCGACTCGGACGACGCCGTCGACGGTCCCGCATCCGGAGCACTTTACGCCGGATCCAATTCCGTCGATTCCGGATACAAGAGCTCCTGTCCGACTCCCGACTGTTTGATCCTGGCGCAGGACGCCAGTAATTACATCAGCGCTCGGCCACCGCCGGTCCTGCCCAAACCCCGCCGCACTCTTCCGGCCGCACCCGCTTTAGTGGGTTCGACATCCGGCAGCCACCCGGAAGGATCCAATCACTGCACGGCTCCGCTGGATCTTGACCATTTGACGTCGTTGCGCCAGACGCTTTTGACGGCCATCGAACGTTACGACACGCGGACCAAAGAGCTTATCGACCGGGATCTTCCTTCATCATCCGGCGGAGGAGCAAAGTCATCCTCTCCGGCGGAATCGGATCACCAGTTTGGCGACAGCGTCGGGAATACCGACGACGACTACCATTCATCCGATCGAG GTCTGTCTAAAACGGAACTGAAGGAGGATAAGATCCAGCAACAGGATGGCGCCACTCGTTTCTCCAGGGTGGCTCATTGCATGTTGGAAATCATTGAAGATCTTCAgcgccagcaacaacaacagcaacaacaacattccatTGAGTCTGTCGATGCTGTAACCGACTTGGAAGTGGTGCCGgccccatcatcatcatctgttgTTGGCAGTAGCGGACCGGTAGTGCCACCGAAACCCACTAGGATTTCGCTTTCTGTGGCCACTACGACGCCAGCGCCAGCGACTCCGCCTCGGGTGGCTCGTCGTGGCAGACGCAAATTGCCCACGCCGACCCAAGTGCCGATGATCCCTCCGTCTCCGCCCAGCTCGGTCGATTCCGGCGACTTGACGGGAGCCGATTACCATCTGTACGAGGAAATCATCTACGATCTCGGCTCGTCTAAAACCTCGATCGGTTCGAATTTGGCGCTCAATTCCAACGAGAAAAATGAGTCCAATTGCTGCCCGCCACCTTTGCCGGCCAGACCGTCCAGGCCCCCCAACCCGACGACGGTGGGCTCGTGCCTGAGCAGCTCGGTGAAACCTTGGCTGAACGTCATCAAACCTCTGCGCAGGGACCGGAACAATCAGCTGATCCGCAACAACACGACGAATAGTTGCTCCTCATTGAGCTCGTCGTGCTCCTCTTCAAGTCACTGGACGTCTCAGATGGCCAACAAACTCAACAGCCACCACACGGACATTGCCCGTTCCAATGTCTACACATTCGGCAGCCACCCTCAGCATCCGCAATCTCATCCGCCGGTCAACCATCCGCCCGTTATCAAACCGCAAGCCTTTCATCCGGCGGCGCCAGCACCCAACAGTTCGTCACTCCACCGCAGCTCGGCCCACCATCACCTACACGAAGACGAGTACGGATTCCGGGCCGTCTCTCACATGGTCTAA